In one Antennarius striatus isolate MH-2024 chromosome 15, ASM4005453v1, whole genome shotgun sequence genomic region, the following are encoded:
- the LOC137608718 gene encoding putative leucine-rich repeat-containing protein DDB_G0290503, which produces MEENNRGLNRTLKILLDDLEKARNHIINLEQQKVALKQNLNMSQENITRISEEANQCSQQLQGNVTELSSVRDNITQLEQEKAGLKRNLKESQENTTIMSEKANHYCQQLNKLQENITTISEVANQCSQQLQGNVTELSNVRDNITQLEQEKSGLKRNLKESQENTTIMSEKANHYCQQLNKLQENITTISKEANQCCQQLQGNVMELSNARNNLTQLEQETAGLKRNLKESQENTTIMSEKANQYCQQLNKLQENITTISEEANQCSQQLQGNVMELSNAQNNLTQLEQETAGLKRNLKESQENMTIMSEKANQYCQQLNKLQENITTISEEANQCSQQLQGNVTELSNARDNITHLVQVNAGLNQNLKESQEKMTTILGKANQCSQQLQGNVMELSNAKDNKIHLEHEKADLKRNLKESQENVTTMSEKANQYRQELNKLHDNIMTMSGEANQCSQQLHGNVTELFNARHNITQLEQEKAGLTQNLKESQENITTMTEKANQYSQQLNKSNQNLTTISEEANQCSQQLKGNVTELSNAEDNTIPLEQQKADLEQNLKESQENITTMTEKANQYSQQLNKLKQNLTTISEETNQCNQQLQELADATKNITHLELEKAHLQQENERLRSILNVPHFHDISKKFCNEATLQCSRCPDYWTEHDSRCFRIFDQLEKWEVSRFICHEFGGDLAIVSNPQNQEFLTNLTLLLDQEHKKKKSSVKGAWIGLFDFEDEDSFTWVNGERLIRSTGLSWFTAKTPDNIHSDWDKAVRWEGQDCVVIEPLVGTLYNWDDLICGAPRNFICETKPMIALIRE; this is translated from the coding sequence ATGGAAGAGAACAATAGAGGCCTTAACCGAACTCTGAAAATATTGCTGGACGACCTCGAGAAAGCTAGAAACCATATAATTAATTTGGAACAGCAAAAGGTAGCCCTTAAACAGAATCTGAACATGTCACAGGAGAACATTACAAGAATATCTGAAGAGGCAAACCAGTGTAGCCAGCAGCTGCAAGGAAATGTGACGGAGTTGTCTAGTGTTCGAGACAACATAACTCAATTGGAACAGGAAAAGGCAGGCCTTAAACGGAATCTGAAAGAGTCACAGGAGAACACGACGATAATGTCTGAAAAGGCAAACCATTATTGCCAGCAGTTGAACAAGTTACAGGAGAACATCACGACAATATCTGAAGTGGCAAACCAGTGTAGCCAGCAGCTGCAAGGGAATGTGACAGAGTTGTCTAATGTTCGAGACAACATAACTCAATTGGAACAGGAAAAGTCAGGCCTTAAACGGAATCTGAAAGAGTCACAGGAGAACACGACGATAATGTCTGAAAAGGCAAACCATTATTGCCAGCAGTTGAACAAGTTACAGGAGAACATCACGACAATATCTAAAGAGGCAAACCAGTGTTGCCAGCAGCTGCAAGGGAATGTGATGGAGTTGTCCAATGCTCGAAACAACCTAACTCAATTGGAACAGGAAACGGCAGGCCTTAAACGGAATCTGAAAGAGTCACAGGAGAACACGACGATAATGTCTGAAAAGGCAAACCAGTATTGCCAGCAGTTGAACAAGTTACAGGAGAACATCACGACAATATCTGAAGAGGCAAACCAGTGTAGCCAGCAGCTGCAAGGGAATGTGATGGAGTTGTCCAATGCTCAAAACAACCTAACTCAATTGGAACAGGAAACGGCAGGCCTTAAACGGAATCTGAAAGAGTCACAGGAGAACATGACGATAATGTCTGAAAAGGCAAACCAGTATTGCCAGCAGTTGAACAAGTTACAGGAGAACATCACGACAATATCTGAAGAGGCAAACCAGTGTAGTCAGCAGCTGCAAGGGAATGTGACGGAGTTGTCCAATGCTCGAGACAACATAACTCATTTGGTACAGGTAAATGCAGGACTTAATCAGAATCTGAAAGAGTCACAGGAGAAAATGACAACAATATTGGGAAAGGCAAACCAATGTAGCCAGCAGCTACAAGGAAATGTGATGGAGTTGTCCAATGCTAAAGACAATAAAATTCATTTGGAACATGAAAAGGCAGACCTTAAACGGAATCTGAAAGAGTCACAGGAGAATGTGACTACGATGTCTGAAAAAGCAAACCAGTATCGCCAAGAGCTGAACAAGTTACATGATAACATTATGACAATGTCTGGAGAGGCAAACCAGTGTAGCCAGCAGCTGCATGGGAATGTGACGGAGTTGTTCAATGCTCGACACAACATAACTCAATTGGAACAAGAAAAGGCAGGCCTTACACAGAATCTAAAAGAGTCACAGGAGAACATTACAACAATGACTGAAAAGGCAAACCAGTATAGCCAGCAGCTGAACAAGTCAAACCAGAACCTGACGACAATATCTGAAGAGGCAAACCAGTGCAGCCAGCAGCTGAAAGGAAATGTGACGGAGTTGTCCAATGCTGAAGACAACACAATTCCCTTGGAACAGCAAAAGGCAGACCTTGAACAGAATCTGAAAGAATCACAGGAGAACATTACGACAATGACTGAAAAGGCAAACCAGTATAGCCAGCAGCTGAACAAGCTAAAGCAGAACCTGACGACAATATCTGAAGAGACAAACCAGTGTAACCAGCAGCTGCAAGAGTTGGCCGATGCTACAAAGAACATAACTCATTTGGAACTGGAAAAGGCACACCTTCAACAGGAAAACGAACGACTGAGGTCAATTCTAAACGTCCCCCATTTCCATGACATCTCCAAGAAATTTTGTAATGAGGCAACACTCCAGTGCTCACGCTGCCCAGACTACTGGACTGAGCATGACTCCCGCTGTTTCCGTATATTTGATCAGCTAGAGAAATGGGAAGTATCACGTTTTATATGCCATGAATTTGGTGGTGACTTAGCTATTGTTTCAAATCCTCAAAATCAGGAGTTCTTAACAAATTTGACTTTATTATTGGATCAAGAacataagaaaaagaaatcctcAGTCAAAGGAGCATGGATTGGCCTGTTTGATTTTGAAGATGAAGACAGCTTCACCTGGGTTAATGGGGAAAGATTAATTCGTTCCACAGGATTGAGTTGGTTCACGGCAAAAACACCAGACAACATCCACAGCGATTGGGACAAGGCAGTGAGATGGGAGGGTCAGGACTGTGTTGTCATAGAGCCCCTTGTCGGAACGCTGTACAATTGGGATGACCTTATTTGTGGGGCACCTCGGAACTTCATTTGTGAAACAAAACCTATGATTGCACTGATAAGGGAATGA